Proteins found in one Bremerella volcania genomic segment:
- a CDS encoding type II secretion system F family protein: MEDSQSEHEVKPSTIYLNSAESAELLRCIGELSNSGMPLDEGLEAFAEEVSQRKLKQAFRQLAKEIRAGGNPLVDHDLSFVRLPKYHQSVLVAGIQSHRLGETLYELLEEENWRNEYWRDLWAALSYPFLLATVTLLVVDLLNVFIMPMIQTQFLSIYEDFELDLSFDPEIFRAPTISWTSFFLLGGVGIFLIPAFLTPAQTALLRRSVPLVGKIFWWYESLDLIIKLRLLVAQNIPTPTSLRLLEDAVASRRFAELAPIWAEQMEQGKPLGEVWQVSPDIPSSILPLVRWGESNNALAEALESAERLLKERLALRRELIRKIGPPVITILVLAALFWAAVRLVVLVSPLIDLIQALT; the protein is encoded by the coding sequence GTGGAAGATTCGCAATCGGAGCATGAAGTTAAGCCGTCCACTATTTACCTCAATTCGGCCGAGTCGGCCGAACTTCTCCGCTGCATCGGCGAGTTGTCCAATTCGGGAATGCCGTTGGATGAAGGCTTGGAAGCATTCGCGGAGGAGGTCTCTCAGCGAAAGCTCAAACAGGCATTCCGACAGTTAGCCAAAGAGATTCGTGCCGGTGGGAATCCGCTGGTCGATCACGATCTCAGTTTCGTGCGACTCCCTAAGTACCACCAAAGCGTCTTAGTTGCCGGTATTCAGTCGCATCGACTCGGTGAGACGCTCTACGAGTTGCTGGAAGAAGAGAACTGGCGAAACGAGTATTGGCGCGATCTGTGGGCCGCGCTTTCGTACCCGTTTCTGTTAGCCACGGTTACGCTGCTGGTCGTCGACCTTTTGAACGTGTTCATCATGCCGATGATTCAGACGCAATTTCTTTCCATCTACGAAGACTTTGAACTTGATTTGTCGTTTGATCCAGAGATCTTTCGCGCTCCTACGATATCGTGGACCAGTTTCTTTTTGTTGGGGGGTGTCGGGATCTTCCTGATTCCCGCTTTTCTGACACCCGCACAGACTGCCTTATTGAGGCGTAGCGTGCCGTTAGTCGGAAAGATCTTCTGGTGGTACGAATCGCTCGACTTGATCATCAAACTGCGGTTATTGGTGGCTCAGAACATTCCTACCCCGACCTCCCTGCGTCTCTTGGAGGATGCGGTAGCCAGCCGTCGTTTCGCGGAATTAGCGCCCATTTGGGCCGAACAGATGGAGCAAGGCAAGCCACTGGGGGAAGTCTGGCAAGTTTCGCCGGATATTCCTTCCTCGATTCTCCCCTTGGTGCGTTGGGGAGAGTCTAACAATGCTCTTGCCGAGGCACTCGAGAGCGCGGAGCGGCTCTTAAAAGAGAGACTTGCGCTTCGGCGTGAATTAATTCGCAAGATTGGACCGCCGGTGATCACTATCCTTGTATTGGCGGCTTTGTTTTGGGCGGCTGTTCGTCTGGTCGTGTTGGTTTCTCCCTTGATTGACTTGATTCAAGCGTTGACCTGA
- a CDS encoding type II secretion system F family protein: MSLERLCVASTRPSYRLDDILALNAEIISLSRVELPLDPHLGRMSKDLTGRLRRLGEDLSERLSAGQSLEDAIGELGTGFPPMYRAVVTAGIRSGRLTSALEDIAATARRVQKMRISYLTASVYPAILLILAGIFGMTIGMEQLRMMREICVDSFIPETSLILRSIDFFASLKPLFIALIPLGGLMLFCIALLQVWPSFLFLGDGFVTWLLPGAKKAARNCQWAMVFDLMGLLIRHRCPLPEAVRLATEATCNRRMTASGRQWADRIEMGDLKTAPPELNPLSRWLLAAQLEPDALADSLALTGERYYAKARRQSLWIQNQLPIYATLVIGGLVVVLYAMMLFVPWIGILRFVLALPA; this comes from the coding sequence ATGTCTCTGGAAAGACTGTGTGTGGCTTCGACACGTCCATCATACCGTTTGGATGATATTCTCGCTCTCAACGCCGAGATTATATCGTTATCGCGTGTTGAATTGCCGCTGGATCCTCATCTGGGACGAATGAGTAAGGATCTTACAGGGCGTCTTCGCCGATTGGGCGAAGACCTCTCGGAACGTCTTTCCGCAGGGCAATCGCTTGAAGACGCGATAGGGGAATTGGGGACTGGTTTTCCGCCCATGTATCGGGCCGTGGTTACGGCTGGGATTCGCAGCGGACGACTGACTTCAGCCCTGGAGGATATCGCTGCAACCGCTCGCCGCGTCCAGAAGATGAGAATCTCGTACCTCACGGCGTCGGTTTATCCGGCGATTTTGTTGATCCTCGCAGGCATCTTCGGGATGACCATCGGGATGGAACAACTGCGCATGATGCGTGAAATCTGTGTCGATTCCTTCATCCCGGAAACATCCTTGATTCTTAGGTCGATCGATTTTTTTGCCTCCTTGAAGCCACTATTCATCGCATTGATTCCCCTGGGTGGATTGATGCTGTTCTGCATCGCCTTGCTGCAAGTCTGGCCCTCATTCTTATTTCTGGGAGATGGCTTCGTGACCTGGCTGCTGCCTGGGGCGAAGAAAGCGGCTCGGAATTGTCAATGGGCAATGGTTTTCGATTTGATGGGATTGTTGATTCGTCATCGGTGCCCGCTTCCAGAGGCCGTGAGACTTGCGACGGAGGCGACCTGTAATCGTCGAATGACGGCGAGTGGTCGCCAATGGGCCGACCGCATTGAAATGGGAGACTTGAAAACAGCACCTCCCGAACTGAATCCACTAAGTCGTTGGCTTTTGGCAGCGCAATTAGAGCCGGATGCTTTAGCGGATAGCTTGGCCCTGACAGGCGAACGCTACTACGCCAAGGCTCGGCGACAGAGTCTATGGATTCAGAATCAGCTTCCCATTTATGCCACACTGGTGATCGGCGGTTTGGTCGTTGTTCTTTATGCGATGATGCTCTTCGTTCCCTGGATTGGAATTCTGCGTTTCGTACTGGCCCTTCCCGCTTAG
- a CDS encoding solute:sodium symporter family transporter, whose protein sequence is MLETVIVLGSFVFFTALVGFVTWLLTRKDDHGSSAGYFLAGRTLTGGYIAGSLMLTNLSTEQLVGLNGAAFKDGICVMAWEVLAGASLVVMALYFLPRYLKSGIATVPEFLEERFGDSTRAITSIIFIVAYAGILLPIILYTGATGLTGILDVKGILGIERADVAANAPADAMGTADYAILWGAVWMIGIIGSLYAIFGGLRTVAVSDTLNGFGLLVGGFMILFFGLSAINSESIFAAVEEMYVANPEKFNSLGGADSSVPVSTLFTGVLLLNLFYWCTNQQIIQRTFGASSLKEGQKGVLLAGVLKILAPLILVIPGLIAFHLYGGTIANDKAYGTLVSDVLPTWLAGFFAAVMVGAILSSFNSALNSTATLFSLGVYKQMLHPNASDERVIHAGKIFGTILAIVSMTIAPLLAGQDSIFGYLQKMNGLYFIPIFSVVLVGMLSKRAPKIAADAALIFGFVAIAIFYFVIQPMTKDAAIDLNQPFYDFHFLGLMFALLVGFQLLMAQVAPRETPYEQKDAGAVDMTSWPLAKPLGIGLIVIVFGIYAFFASVNTIFPVTPAESAAASAAQID, encoded by the coding sequence ATGCTTGAAACGGTTATCGTCCTCGGTTCGTTCGTCTTTTTCACGGCACTGGTGGGTTTCGTTACTTGGTTGCTGACACGAAAGGACGACCACGGATCTTCGGCAGGTTATTTTCTTGCAGGCCGAACGCTAACTGGGGGATACATTGCCGGTTCTCTCATGCTGACCAACCTGTCGACCGAACAATTGGTCGGCCTGAACGGGGCGGCCTTTAAGGACGGTATCTGCGTGATGGCCTGGGAAGTCCTGGCAGGTGCATCCCTGGTGGTGATGGCCCTGTACTTTCTTCCCCGCTATCTGAAAAGCGGAATCGCGACCGTCCCAGAGTTTCTAGAAGAGCGTTTTGGCGACTCAACCCGGGCGATTACGTCCATTATTTTTATCGTCGCCTATGCTGGTATTTTGCTTCCAATCATTCTGTACACCGGAGCGACAGGCCTGACGGGGATTCTCGACGTGAAAGGCATCCTTGGTATCGAACGTGCCGATGTTGCGGCGAATGCTCCCGCCGATGCCATGGGGACGGCAGATTACGCGATCCTGTGGGGTGCCGTGTGGATGATCGGTATCATCGGTTCGCTTTACGCGATTTTTGGTGGGCTGAGAACGGTTGCCGTTTCTGATACGCTCAACGGCTTCGGTCTACTCGTGGGTGGCTTCATGATTCTGTTTTTCGGGCTCAGCGCCATTAACAGCGAGAGCATCTTTGCCGCCGTCGAAGAAATGTACGTGGCCAACCCCGAGAAGTTTAACTCACTCGGCGGCGCCGACTCATCGGTACCCGTATCCACGCTCTTCACCGGCGTCTTGCTTTTGAATCTGTTTTACTGGTGCACGAACCAGCAGATCATTCAGCGAACCTTTGGTGCAAGCAGTCTGAAAGAAGGGCAAAAGGGGGTTCTTCTGGCAGGAGTCTTGAAGATCCTGGCTCCGCTGATTCTCGTGATCCCCGGCTTAATTGCGTTTCACCTTTACGGGGGAACGATCGCCAACGATAAGGCTTACGGTACCCTGGTCAGCGACGTGTTGCCTACGTGGCTGGCCGGCTTCTTCGCTGCGGTGATGGTTGGCGCCATCCTTAGCTCGTTTAACTCGGCTCTCAATAGCACGGCTACCCTCTTCAGCCTGGGCGTATACAAACAAATGCTGCATCCGAACGCGTCCGATGAACGCGTTATTCACGCCGGGAAAATCTTCGGAACGATCCTGGCTATTGTCTCGATGACGATTGCCCCGCTGCTCGCCGGACAAGATAGCATCTTCGGCTACCTCCAAAAAATGAACGGGCTGTACTTTATCCCGATCTTTTCCGTGGTTCTCGTCGGCATGCTCTCGAAGCGAGCCCCGAAGATCGCAGCCGATGCCGCTCTGATCTTCGGGTTTGTTGCAATCGCCATTTTCTACTTTGTCATTCAGCCGATGACAAAAGATGCAGCCATTGACCTGAACCAGCCGTTCTACGACTTTCACTTTCTGGGGCTCATGTTCGCCTTGCTGGTCGGCTTCCAATTGCTGATGGCACAAGTTGCTCCGCGGGAAACACCCTACGAGCAGAAAGATGCCGGTGCCGTCGACATGACCAGTTGGCCTTTGGCGAAGCCGCTGGGGATTGGCCTGATCGTGATCGTGTTCGGCATCTATGCCTTCTTCGCGAGCGTCAACACGATCTTTCCGGTTACTCCAGCGGAGTCTGCCGCAGCAAGCGCCGCTCAAATCGACTAA
- a CDS encoding RNA polymerase sigma factor has protein sequence MSDDSLLIQRILQGDTSAYEEIVRCYQQRLFNTMVNILGSKEDAEDVVQESFVQAYLKLGTFQGNSAFYTWLYRISFNIAISHRRRRKKVHSIDQVREEIGNEPVDRNEGPGHRMEQQENIRQVHTALEKLSEEHRDVLVLRELEGMDYDRIADVLELPVGTVRSRLHRARFHLKECLEVMIAQSERGLP, from the coding sequence GTGTCTGACGACTCGCTCCTGATTCAGCGCATTCTCCAAGGCGATACGTCCGCCTACGAGGAGATTGTGCGCTGTTACCAGCAGCGATTGTTCAACACGATGGTAAATATTCTTGGCTCGAAGGAAGACGCCGAGGATGTCGTGCAGGAGTCGTTCGTTCAGGCCTATCTCAAGCTGGGTACGTTTCAGGGAAACAGTGCTTTTTACACTTGGCTGTATCGCATTTCGTTCAACATTGCGATCAGCCATCGTCGTCGACGAAAGAAGGTTCACTCGATCGATCAGGTACGCGAAGAAATCGGCAACGAACCGGTCGATCGCAACGAAGGGCCTGGTCACCGAATGGAGCAGCAGGAGAACATTCGTCAGGTTCACACGGCACTCGAAAAGCTCTCAGAGGAACATCGAGACGTCCTGGTGCTGCGTGAACTCGAAGGGATGGACTACGACCGCATTGCCGATGTGCTGGAACTGCCGGTGGGCACGGTGCGAAGCCGCTTACACCGCGCAAGGTTTCATCTGAAAGAATGTCTCGAAGTGATGATTGCGCAGTCGGAACGCGGCTTGCCTTAG
- a CDS encoding cupin domain-containing protein: MPIHISAPAVIEAAGNKPKVIQEFVGRVNSKTDEVSIARMVSPSGWVEPGQTPQFDEYTVVLHGELTVESKEGVQVVSAGQAIIVKKGEWVRYSSPHPDGAEYIAACLPAFSPETVHRDPE; the protein is encoded by the coding sequence ATGCCCATCCACATTTCTGCCCCAGCCGTGATCGAAGCCGCTGGGAACAAGCCCAAAGTGATCCAGGAGTTCGTCGGCCGCGTCAACTCGAAGACCGACGAGGTAAGCATTGCTCGGATGGTCAGCCCGAGCGGCTGGGTTGAGCCTGGGCAGACGCCACAGTTCGATGAATACACCGTCGTCCTCCATGGAGAGCTAACCGTCGAGTCGAAAGAAGGTGTCCAGGTGGTTTCGGCGGGTCAGGCAATAATTGTGAAAAAAGGGGAATGGGTCCGCTACAGTAGCCCTCATCCCGATGGTGCGGAATATATCGCCGCATGTCTACCGGCTTTTTCTCCCGAAACCGTTCATCGCGATCCCGAGTAA
- a CDS encoding prolipoprotein diacylglyceryl transferase family protein: MQRTLFLIPVPDDLFGLPVVGMGWLLILWGLIVAVWIFLLSRKPTFMQELMGHLPLFAVVAAAIVYVLPMLRVTEGDQIGFPVRGYGVLLVFAIVSAVGLAAYRAQRMGLNPEVILSLAMVLIICGVVGARLFFVIQYWENFYRPGDWRATAQEIFKVTEGGIVVYGSLIGAAVAFAVFCYRKQINALALADLIAPSLMIGMFFGRLGCFMNGCCYGGLCTLPLAVQFPQGIPPQYTPPYVRHMENGAFYGLLFVQNDEGQVIVANVLPDAAASKTGKFDVGDVVEKIDGYPLQSEEYKPLDLLKNRFLASWMKEGPRKGTLEITLAGKGDVALHVDEMPKASLPIHPTQIYSSLNGLILCLLVLAYYPFRKADGEVIALTLGLYSIARFLLEVIRTDEYAIGGTGLTISQNVSVVILVLAIGLFIFARMRKQPLAWPREAAPNAGS, encoded by the coding sequence GTGCAGCGTACCCTGTTCCTCATTCCTGTTCCGGACGACCTGTTCGGCCTGCCGGTGGTGGGCATGGGGTGGTTGTTGATCTTGTGGGGGCTGATTGTCGCCGTATGGATCTTCCTGCTTTCCCGAAAGCCGACTTTCATGCAGGAACTGATGGGGCATCTGCCGCTGTTCGCAGTGGTCGCGGCAGCGATCGTCTACGTGCTACCGATGCTACGTGTCACAGAAGGAGATCAGATCGGATTTCCCGTGCGGGGATATGGCGTGCTCCTGGTGTTCGCGATTGTTTCCGCTGTGGGCTTGGCGGCCTATCGTGCGCAGCGTATGGGGCTGAATCCGGAGGTGATTTTGTCGCTGGCGATGGTGTTGATCATTTGCGGCGTGGTCGGAGCGCGTCTCTTTTTCGTGATTCAATACTGGGAGAACTTCTATCGTCCTGGTGATTGGCGGGCAACGGCTCAAGAGATATTCAAAGTCACCGAAGGGGGAATCGTGGTGTACGGTTCACTCATCGGGGCGGCTGTCGCCTTTGCTGTGTTCTGTTATCGAAAGCAAATTAACGCATTGGCCTTGGCCGACTTGATCGCACCGAGCTTAATGATCGGTATGTTTTTCGGCCGACTCGGCTGCTTCATGAACGGCTGTTGTTACGGTGGACTTTGTACGCTTCCTTTGGCCGTACAGTTTCCCCAAGGTATTCCACCACAATACACGCCACCCTATGTGCGGCATATGGAGAACGGGGCATTCTACGGGCTGCTGTTTGTCCAAAACGACGAGGGGCAGGTGATTGTCGCAAATGTCTTGCCAGACGCAGCGGCCAGCAAGACCGGCAAGTTTGATGTGGGCGACGTCGTGGAAAAGATCGACGGCTATCCGCTGCAGAGTGAAGAGTACAAGCCGCTAGATCTTTTGAAGAATCGTTTCCTGGCTTCGTGGATGAAAGAGGGGCCGCGTAAGGGAACGCTTGAGATCACGCTGGCTGGTAAAGGGGACGTGGCGCTCCACGTCGACGAGATGCCCAAGGCCTCGCTGCCGATTCATCCCACGCAAATCTACAGCAGCCTGAATGGGCTCATCCTTTGCTTATTGGTATTGGCTTACTATCCTTTCCGCAAGGCGGATGGGGAAGTGATTGCGTTGACCCTGGGACTCTACTCGATTGCCCGCTTTTTATTGGAAGTCATCCGAACCGACGAGTACGCCATTGGCGGGACAGGACTGACCATTTCCCAGAACGTGAGTGTGGTTATCCTGGTGCTGGCGATCGGCCTGTTTATTTTCGCTCGTATGCGAAAGCAACCACTTGCCTGGCCACGCGAAGCGGCGCCTAATGCAGGATCTTAA